Proteins encoded together in one Antennarius striatus isolate MH-2024 chromosome 13, ASM4005453v1, whole genome shotgun sequence window:
- the LOC137606370 gene encoding uncharacterized protein, with amino-acid sequence MDSPLSRFLRGRGVSEDCLQRMEQDHIDAGVIDCMDDDTLAGYIPTYGDRIAARRFCLDHGQHHGTKQTTKTSLLDKLKQRMGIGDTDDNTNQEKRRSKYAKHKKWAEKMTRKIELGWIHEGKQVRKRRGGGTRSLDVPKDSKKEEILQYAKDIFFPKGENKVGKIDAFSHDILDYQEEAIFDDVITVGELYSILKMGVLRFYLCTKAPEDKDDEECIMGTSNNKDEQLNDMLEEDDQPIQTSDIEANLDTSEVMFGSYLGEPVAGQMDDTLIYLPDLENSEDLIITSVLIPRTSSNDTLISIPLPISEASSTSDTALREDEASITLPPTANATAESESVGEVARSSTPSWDVVQITIRLHRVNLLQEMIGQFKDAALLKHELRYTYIDERGADADGISRDVYAAFWTELLDHTAEGEDQRIPSLCPKWQEEEWKSIGRILLKGFQDHGYFPCRLSPAFTVALIFGEQEVSDDVLFESLLLYVSHSDRSLITTALKGELSGEEKDELIDLLDRLDVTALPTQNNLKGILLKVAHKQLIQKPRYASEKMSFVAGSSLREALASPQDVLHMYEAKKPTTKRLLKMLHASPSSQAETQSFRFLQQYIRGLDEAGLRRVLRFVTGSDVICVSKITIMFTAVDGLARRPVAHTCGPVLELPWTYASYPELRTEFDSVLIDKTSYKFSLA; translated from the exons ATGGACTCTCCACTGTCCAGATTTCTACGAGGTCGTGGAGTGTCAGAGGACTGTCTCCAACGCATGGAACAAGATCAT ATTGATGCTGGAGTCATTGATTGTATGGATGATGACACCCTGGCTGGCTACATCCCTACGTATGGGGATAGGATTGCAGCAAGACGCTTTTGTTTGGATCATGGGCAACATCatggcacaaaacaaacaacgaAAACATCACTGCTTGACAAACTCAAACAAAGAATGGGGattggtgacactgatgataaCACTaaccaggagaaaaggagaagtaagtatgcaaaacacaagaaatgggctgagaaaatgacaagaaaaattGAGTTGGGGTGGATCCATGAGGGTAAACAAGTCCGGAAACGTAGAGGGGGGGGGACAAGGAGCCTTGATGTCCCCAAAGACTCAAAAAAAGAGGAGATATTGCAGTATGCCAAAGACATTTTCTTCCCGAAGGGAGAAAATAAAGTAGGAAAAATTGATGCATTTAGTCATGACATATTAGACTATCAGGAGGAAGCTATTTTTGATGATGTTATTACAGTTGGTGAACTGTACAGCATACTTAAAATGGGAGTGTTGAGATTTTACCTGTGCACTAAGGCCCCAGAAGATAAGGATGATGAAGAATGCATTATGGGAACATCAAACAACAAGGATGAGCAATTGAATGACATGTTGGAAGAAGATGACCAGCCTATTCAAACTTCTGACATTGAGGCAAACCTAGACACATCTGAGGTTATGTTTGGCTCGTATCTTGGAGAACCTGTGGCTGGCCAAATGGATGACACTTTGATCTATCTACCTGACTTAGAGAACAGTGAGGACCTTATCATAACATCAGTCCTCATTCCCAGAACAAGCTCAAATGACACATTGATCAGCATACCTCTCCCAATAAGTGAAGCATCCTCTACTTCAGACACAGCACTGAGAGAAGATGAAGCTTCCATCACACTTCCGCCAACAGCCAATGCTACTGCAGAGTCAGAATCTGTAGGTGAGGTAGCAAGAAGTTCAACTCCTTCATGGGATGTTGTGCAAATCACTATAAGACTTCATAGGGTCAATCTTTTACAGGAGATGATAGGCCAATTCAAGGATGCAGCACTTCTCAAACATGAACTTAGATACACTTACATAGATGAAAGAGGTGCTGATGCAGATGGCATCTCAAGGGATGTGTATGCTGCATTTTGGACCGAGCTACTGGACCACACAGCTGAAGGGGAGGACCAGAGAATTCCATCTCTGTGTCCTAAGTggcaagaagaagaatggaaatCCATTGGGCGAATTCTACTGAAGGGATTTCAAGACCACGGCTATTTTCCCTGTCGCCTTTCCCCAGCTTTTACAGTGGCACTTATTTTTGGTGAGCAGGAAGTCTCTGATGATGTGCTTTTTGAAAGTCTTCTTCTATATGTCAGTCATTCAGACAGGAGTCTGATCACCACTGCCTTAAAAGGAGAACTTTCAGGGGAGGAGAAAGATGAGCTGATTGATCTTTTAGACCGTTTGGACGTAACAGCACttccaacacaaaataatttaaaaggcaTCCTTCTGAAAGTGGCACACAAGCAGTTGATCCAAAAGCCAAGATATGCATCAGAAAAGATGTCCTTCGTTGCTGGTTCCTCCCTAAGAGAAGCTCTCGCCAGCCCACAAGATGTCCTGCACATGTATGAAGCCAAAAAGCCAACAACCAAAAGGCTTTTGAAAATGCTACATGCCTCTCCCTCAAGTCAAGCTGAGACCCAAAGCTTTCGTTTCTTGCAACAATACATCAGAGGCTTAGATGAGGCAGGTCTCCGAAGAGTATTAAGGTTTGTGACAGGGTCAGATGTCATATGTGTAAGCAAAATTACCATCATGTTCACGGCAGTTGATGGACTTGCACGAAGACCTGTTGCACACACATGTGGTCCAGTTCTGGAACTACCATGGACATACGCTTCCTATCCAGAGCTACGTACTGAGTTTGACAGTGTACTGATTGACAAAACATCATACAAATTCAGCCTAGCTTAG